TGGTGATCAAGGCGAAATTATGTTTTTTGGTTAACGCAAGTTTGTCTCCCAGGTTCAAGTTTTTTTCTCCCAATTGGAAAATCTTTCTGCCGGTTTTACCATTTGCCAGAACAAATTCAATCAAATACTCCATTCGGATCTTTCTTGTTTTCTTTTCCTTATAATCAAAGCCGATATGAAACTCTAGCTTTTCACCGATACGAACGGAATCTTTTTCCAAACTAAGAGATACTTTGGTAGGAGACCATTCCGTATCATAGGAAAAATGAGTTAATGATTGTTTGTGGCCTCTTTTCAAAAGAGTACGAACTGCGTGTTTCAGACTTTTGTCCAACTCTTTCGACTTTCCGAATTTATTTTTGCAAAAATTCCAAGTCATATCCGGATCCAATTTGGAAATATCATTCAGATGATTGGCAACACTTCTCCTTACTACTTCGTCTTCATCATCCCAAAGATTTTCAAGTATGGAAAGACTCTGTCCCGGATTTTTTTTTAAGTCGGGCACTCCCAATCCCCAAGGAAGGAGAGGTCTGCTTCCTTCGCTGGCAAGCCTTCTCACTCCGGGGTTTTTATGTTTCGACCAGACTAACATTTGTTTATTTGTATCTTTGTGATGATGGAGATAAAAAATACGAATGGCGTATTCTGCACTGGAAAATACGGTGATAAACTCCAATGCTTTCATGCTTCTTGAAAATTCGGAGAGCCCTGCTTTCTGAACAATTTCAGGAAAGAACATATAGGCGAAGTTAAAATCCGCCACTCCGTTCTGTCTGAGATGATCGATAGTATTTTTTAAAATAGGAAAAAGAAGATCCAAATCCTTTGGTAAAAATTCTATGATCGTATCTGAAATACGGGACATTCTCTCTTTCAATTCCAGATCCTTCCAAGGGGATGCAAAAACGGATTTTTGAAATCGGTCTTTTTCCAACTTGGGATGAGCCTTTGCCAAAGCGTTTGTCAACTGGGCAATCAATGTTTCGGAATAAATATATTTAAGTGGTTCCATTCAAGTAGCCGGGAAAGAATGGATTCAGTAAAAAAACACATTCGGCTTCTGTAAAGAAGGTTCTTGGTAAGAAAGAGGAATCGCCAAACAGAACTCCGATCAAATCTTTGTATCCATGAATCATTTTCTTTCCGGGCCCTCTCTCCGGATTTTAGTTTTGATCAATTTGGGAACAGTTCTCGGTTTATCCGGGATAGACCTCATCCTCCCTTCCATTCCCGACTTTAGCAAAGTGTTTCCGGGAAGTTCTCCTGCCGAGGCGCAATGGATCATCGCGTTTTATGTTTTGGGAACGAGCGTAGGACTTTTGGTATTTAGTTTTCTTGCGGACAGGTTTGACCCGATTCGTTTATTTTCCGCATCTTTACTTTGTTTTGCGGCGTTTTCTCTGGCTTGTATTTTCTCCGTTCATATTTACGAATTGATCGTTTACCGTTTTTTGCAAGGTCTCAGTTCCAGTGGAGCCGCAGTGCTCGCGCCAGGTCTCATCCGCGGGCTTTTTTCTTCTCACGGTGCAATGCGCGCCATCAGTATTATGGGAAGTATAGAATCCATGGTCCCCGCATTTGCGCCTCTCCTGGGTGCGTATTTGGCGGCAAAGTTCGGTTGGAAATCGGGATTTCAACTGACTGCGATCCTTTCTCTGATTGTAAGTGTGTTTTTATTCGTATCCCAAACAAAAGATCCGATGAGAGATAAATCAAAGTTAGCTGATAATCCGAACAGAAGCTATAAAAGTCTATTTACAAATTTTAATTTTTTAAGATACGCTCTCAGTCATGCAGGTGTTTTGGGTGGATTATTGGTGTTTGTATTTTCCGCACCGAACTTGATCGTAACATATAAAAAAGGAGTGATTGAAAGTTTCATTCTATTGCAAATCATCTCGGTAGCGATGTTCTTTACGTTCGCACAAATCTCATCCTATTTCGTAAGGAAATTCGGTCCGGAAAAAGTCATTCTGATCGGCACTGTATTTGCTTCCCTTTCTTCGGTATTGTTTCTTTTTGGCGCACTTTTTCGGTTAGACGACCCAATTTACTTGGTATGTTATTTTATCCCGATCAATATCGGGCTTGGGTTGCGCGGTGGAGCGGGATTTGTCAATGCCTTAATTGCCGCAAGGGACAATGATGCCCGCGGTTCCGCATTTATGATTTTGGCTGTGACAGTTCTTTCCGGAGGAATCACCGGAATCCTATCTCCTTTTTTACAATGGGGGCTGGGTCCGATTGCGATCGCCATTTCTGTCTTGGTGATGCCATCGATGGTTTTGGTTTTGTTAAAGAGGGAAGTAAAGGAAGAGACATAATTCTAATGCTTGTGAATCAGTGGCCCCCACCCTTCATAGGGATTGGGGGGAGTGGCTCGTGGGCTGCTCATCACCGCCTAACACAAAATCAGGATTTTGTCCGTTGCAATTCGACTTTTCGTAAAAATTTTCCCAAAAAGTTCACCTTTTTGCCTAGTCATCATTTTTTGTTTGTGAAAGCGGCTAAGACCGCAAATTTAACCTTATGTTCGAATCTTTTTCCAGTTTAGAAATTCTTTCGGGAATGATCACGCCCGCCGTGCTTGTCTCCGCCAGTGCCAGTCTCATTTTTTCCACCGCCAATCGGTTAGGGCGGATTTTCGACAGAGTCAATCTCCTCAAAGCGGAAGTAGAAAAAATACTGGAAGGTAAATTCGAATTTCCTGAAGAAAGAATATCTTATTTAAAAAATCAATTGTCCATACAAAGAAAACGGGCGGTTCTCATCCAACGTTCGATGGCTTTCTTATACACTGCTACTTCCTTATTCGTGATTTCGAGTCTAAGCCTTGCGATTACGCTTGCCGTCTCCAAGGAATATTCCTGGATTCCCATAATAGTTGCTTTGTTCGGTGGAGTTTTTTTGTTTCTAGCAAGCGCCTTTTTGTTATACGAAAGCAGATACAATCTAACATTCATTATGGGACAAATTGAATTTACCGAATTTTTACAGCAAAAAGCCAAAAGATAAATCATGATCGGGCGTATCTTACTTGCTCCGATGGAAGGGCTTCTCGATTTCCGTTTGCGTGATATCATCACAAAAATCGGCGGGATCAATCAATGTGTCAGTGAATTCATTCGAGTGAATGATACGCTTCTTCCCTCACAGAGATTTTATAGATACGTTCCCGAATTGAATCATAATTGCAGAACGAAAGCGGGCGTTCCCGTAAAAGTCCAACTTTTGGGTTCGGACCCGGTTTGTATGGCGGAAAATGCAGCGAAAGTAGCGAGCCTTGGTGCTTATGGGATCGATATCAATTTCGGTTGTCCCGCTCCTACGGTCAATCGCAACCGAGGGGGAGCAGTATTACTGAAAGAACCGGATGTTTTATACAAAATCGTCTATGCGACTAGAAAGGCAGTTCCATCAACGATTCCTGTCACTGCAAAAATGCGCTTGGGATTCGACTCCACCGAACAGGCGATTGATTGTGCAAAAGCTCTGGAAAGCGGCGGCGCAGAAGAAATCGTAGTGCATGCAAGAACGAAAATCGACGGTTACAAACCCCCTGCATATTGGGAATGGATTGCTAAAATAAAAGAGGAAGTCCGGGTATCCGTGGTGGCAAACGGTGAGATTTGGACGAAGGAAGATGCGGCTCGCTGCCGGGAGATTTCCGGTTGTACCGATCTTATGATCGGTCGAGGTATGATTGCGAATCCTACCCTGGCCTTGGAAATTCGGGGAGAACGAAACGAATCATTTGCCTGGAAAGAGATGAAAGAAATCCTTTATCAGTATTGGATCAGCCTGGCGGGCAATATGAACGCACAAAGCCGCTTAGGGAGAATCAAGCAATGGTTACATTATCTTTCTCTCCGTTACGATGAAGCGGAAAAGGGGTTTGCATCCGTAAAACGCTTCACGGACCAGGAAGAGATGAATTTATATCTTTGCGATGATCAACCCGCGGCAGGGATCGAAGCGGAAATCAAACGAAACCTGTCTCGTTTGATTGAAGCGAAGAGCCGGGTCGTTGAAGGAAAAAATCCGGGTCTTTGGAAATGTTCGAGCCGCCCACGCTCCTAAGATGTGGTACCTCTTACAAATAACTCCACTCCCATTCCCCACTCCTCGGACATTATGTCACATTGTGATCTTTTAAACCCTCTTAGACGCATAAATTCCCCACCCGCTTGTAACATTTCTGACAAAAAAAACGATTTTCCTAGGGGTTTCCTTTTGTACAAAGGTAAGTAAAATTATATTCGGAATCCAACTTCATGAGAGAAATCAAAACCGTCACGATTTTAGGTGCCAACGGAGCTATGGGCTCTGGGAGTGCGGGCGTTATCGCCGCTTTCGGTGGTGCTAAAGTCCATATGCTCGCAAGAGACGTAGAAAAAGCAAAACAAGGTATCGAAGCCGCAGTTAGTTCTGTAAAAACAGATACAATACGGGGCAGAATGATCCCTGGTTCGTATGATGCCGACTTGGAAAAAGCAGTCGCAGAATCCGATTGGGTATTTGAACTTGTTGCCGAAAGTTACGAAGTCAAGGAACCGATTAATGCCCGTATTGCGAAAGCAAGACGTCCGGGAACCATTGTTTCAACCGTATCCTCCGGTCTTTCCATCGGAAGATTGGCAAAAGCTTATGATGAAGACGGTCAGAAGCACTATTACGGAACCCACTTTTTCAACCCTCCTTATAAAATGATCCTTTGTGAGTTAGTCACTCATGCGGGTAACGATAAAAAAGTAACCAAAGCACTCGGTGAGTATTTGGACAAAGTTCTGGGCCGCGCCGTAGTTTATACAAACGACACTCCTGCCTTCGCAGGAAACAGAATCGGTTTTCAATTGATGAACGAAGTGGCTCACTTCGCGGAAAAATATGCAGACAAAGGTGGAATTGCATTACTTGACGAAATCATTTCCGGTTATACCGGTCGTGCGATGTCTCCTCTTGCTACTGCTGATTTTGTCGGCTTAGACGTTCACAAAGCGATCGTTGATAATATTTACGACAACACAAAAGACGAAGCACACGAAACTTTCAAACTTCCGGGTTACTTCCAAAAGTTGATCGACGAAGGAAAGTTAGGTATGAAATCCGGAAGCGGACTCACCAAAGTAGTAAAACACGCTGATGGAAAACGTGAAAAATTCGTTTATAACATCAAAACCGGTGCTTACGATCCTTATCCGAAATTCGATATCCCTTTTATCAAACAAGCACGTCTAAAGATCAAAGAGTCCGATTACAAAGGTGCTATGGAAATTGTAAAAACCGCAAACGGTTTCGAAGCAGACATCGCTCGTTACTTTATCGGTCGTTATATTAGCTATTCTCTTTCCCTAGTCGGAGAAGTAGTGGAAACTAAAGAAATGACAGACGGTGCGATGGGATTCGGATTCAACTGGGTTCCTGCTTCCGCACTAGTAGATTTCCTCGGTGGACCGAAAGAAACCATCAAAATGTTAGAAACATCCAAATTGCCGGTTCCGAAAATCCTTTCGGATGCAAAATCAGGCAAAAAATTCTATGAGTTAGGCGACAAACTCGATGCTCGCTCTCTTTTCAAAGGTTAAGGCAGGAGATTACTATGGGTGATAATAAAGTATTCGTACTCGGCGGAGAACAAACCGACTTCCAAAGAAACTGGTCCAAAGAAGGAAAAACCTTCGTATCCATGATGAGAGAAATCATCGAAGACTCTTTGGAGAAAACAGGAATTGAATATTCCGAAATCAAAAGACTCAACAAAGAAAACCGCGTAGCGGTATTCGTAGGAAACTTTGATGCGGAACAATACACAAACCAAGGTCATTTGGGTGCTTTCTTAACGGAAGTGAACCCTGCTTTTTACGGAGTTCCCGGTGCTCGTTATGAAGCAGCTTGCGCTTCCGGATCCGTTGCGTTGGATGCAGCGATCTCTCACATTCGCACAGATGATTACGATCTTGCGATCGTTCTAGGAATCGAAGTGATGAAAACGGTTTCTTCTTCGGTTGGAGGAGACTTCCTAGGAACTGCAGCATATTACGAAAAAGAAGCAAAGGGAGTTCAATTTCCTTTCCCTAAACTTTTCGGAAAACTAGCAGACGTTATCTTAGAAAGATACGGCCTAAAAGAAGAAAGATTTATGGATGCTCTTGCAGAGATATCCAGAATCAATTATGCAAACGCAAAACGTAACCCTAAATCACAAACCCGTTCCTGGTTCATGAACAAAGAACATGCACTTGCTCGCGGTGGTGATAACAATATGGCTGTGGGTGGAAGACTTTGTATCACTGACTGTTCTCAAGTAACGGACGGTGCTGCGGTAACCGTGCTTGCATCCAAAGATTATGCTAAGGCTTATGCTAAAAAACACGGCAAAAGCCTAGGTGACATCCCTCGCGTAAAAGGTTGGGGACACCGTGTAGCACCGATTACATTCGAAGCAAAAAAAGATGAGTCCGTGGGTGACAAATACATCCTTCCTTGGACACGCCAAACAGTAAAAGACGCTTATAAGAGAGCGGGTATGGACGTAAAAGACATTGATGTCTTTGAAACTCATGACTGTTTCACTTCTTCCGAATACGCTGCGATCTCCGCTTTCGGAATCTCCGATCCGGGCAAAGAACACATCGCAATCGAAGAAGGCACAATCGACTTCGGTGGTAAAAAACCGATCAACCCATCCGGTGGACTC
The nucleotide sequence above comes from Leptospira kobayashii. Encoded proteins:
- a CDS encoding DNA alkylation repair protein, producing the protein MEPLKYIYSETLIAQLTNALAKAHPKLEKDRFQKSVFASPWKDLELKERMSRISDTIIEFLPKDLDLLFPILKNTIDHLRQNGVADFNFAYMFFPEIVQKAGLSEFSRSMKALEFITVFSSAEYAIRIFYLHHHKDTNKQMLVWSKHKNPGVRRLASEGSRPLLPWGLGVPDLKKNPGQSLSILENLWDDEDEVVRRSVANHLNDISKLDPDMTWNFCKNKFGKSKELDKSLKHAVRTLLKRGHKQSLTHFSYDTEWSPTKVSLSLEKDSVRIGEKLEFHIGFDYKEKKTRKIRMEYLIEFVLANGKTGRKIFQLGEKNLNLGDKLALTKKHNFALITTRTYYPGKHKLILVINGKEVKEITFLLTKGKK
- a CDS encoding MFS transporter, yielding MNHFLSGPSLRILVLINLGTVLGLSGIDLILPSIPDFSKVFPGSSPAEAQWIIAFYVLGTSVGLLVFSFLADRFDPIRLFSASLLCFAAFSLACIFSVHIYELIVYRFLQGLSSSGAAVLAPGLIRGLFSSHGAMRAISIMGSIESMVPAFAPLLGAYLAAKFGWKSGFQLTAILSLIVSVFLFVSQTKDPMRDKSKLADNPNRSYKSLFTNFNFLRYALSHAGVLGGLLVFVFSAPNLIVTYKKGVIESFILLQIISVAMFFTFAQISSYFVRKFGPEKVILIGTVFASLSSVLFLFGALFRLDDPIYLVCYFIPINIGLGLRGGAGFVNALIAARDNDARGSAFMILAVTVLSGGITGILSPFLQWGLGPIAIAISVLVMPSMVLVLLKREVKEET
- a CDS encoding DUF2721 domain-containing protein: MFESFSSLEILSGMITPAVLVSASASLIFSTANRLGRIFDRVNLLKAEVEKILEGKFEFPEERISYLKNQLSIQRKRAVLIQRSMAFLYTATSLFVISSLSLAITLAVSKEYSWIPIIVALFGGVFLFLASAFLLYESRYNLTFIMGQIEFTEFLQQKAKR
- a CDS encoding tRNA dihydrouridine synthase; the protein is MIGRILLAPMEGLLDFRLRDIITKIGGINQCVSEFIRVNDTLLPSQRFYRYVPELNHNCRTKAGVPVKVQLLGSDPVCMAENAAKVASLGAYGIDINFGCPAPTVNRNRGGAVLLKEPDVLYKIVYATRKAVPSTIPVTAKMRLGFDSTEQAIDCAKALESGGAEEIVVHARTKIDGYKPPAYWEWIAKIKEEVRVSVVANGEIWTKEDAARCREISGCTDLMIGRGMIANPTLALEIRGERNESFAWKEMKEILYQYWISLAGNMNAQSRLGRIKQWLHYLSLRYDEAEKGFASVKRFTDQEEMNLYLCDDQPAAGIEAEIKRNLSRLIEAKSRVVEGKNPGLWKCSSRPRS
- a CDS encoding 3-hydroxyacyl-CoA dehydrogenase family protein, whose translation is MREIKTVTILGANGAMGSGSAGVIAAFGGAKVHMLARDVEKAKQGIEAAVSSVKTDTIRGRMIPGSYDADLEKAVAESDWVFELVAESYEVKEPINARIAKARRPGTIVSTVSSGLSIGRLAKAYDEDGQKHYYGTHFFNPPYKMILCELVTHAGNDKKVTKALGEYLDKVLGRAVVYTNDTPAFAGNRIGFQLMNEVAHFAEKYADKGGIALLDEIISGYTGRAMSPLATADFVGLDVHKAIVDNIYDNTKDEAHETFKLPGYFQKLIDEGKLGMKSGSGLTKVVKHADGKREKFVYNIKTGAYDPYPKFDIPFIKQARLKIKESDYKGAMEIVKTANGFEADIARYFIGRYISYSLSLVGEVVETKEMTDGAMGFGFNWVPASALVDFLGGPKETIKMLETSKLPVPKILSDAKSGKKFYELGDKLDARSLFKG
- a CDS encoding acetyl-CoA acetyltransferase translates to MGDNKVFVLGGEQTDFQRNWSKEGKTFVSMMREIIEDSLEKTGIEYSEIKRLNKENRVAVFVGNFDAEQYTNQGHLGAFLTEVNPAFYGVPGARYEAACASGSVALDAAISHIRTDDYDLAIVLGIEVMKTVSSSVGGDFLGTAAYYEKEAKGVQFPFPKLFGKLADVILERYGLKEERFMDALAEISRINYANAKRNPKSQTRSWFMNKEHALARGGDNNMAVGGRLCITDCSQVTDGAAVTVLASKDYAKAYAKKHGKSLGDIPRVKGWGHRVAPITFEAKKDESVGDKYILPWTRQTVKDAYKRAGMDVKDIDVFETHDCFTSSEYAAISAFGISDPGKEHIAIEEGTIDFGGKKPINPSGGLIGVGHPVGASGVRMMLDLHKQVTGNAGEYQVKGAKNGLMLNIGGSATTNMVFIVGR